A genomic segment from Leopardus geoffroyi isolate Oge1 chromosome A2, O.geoffroyi_Oge1_pat1.0, whole genome shotgun sequence encodes:
- the LOC123607653 gene encoding heterogeneous nuclear ribonucleoprotein A1-like, with product MAGASASQRGQSGPGNFGGGCGGNDNSGRGGNFSGRGGFGGRRGGFGGRRGGGGRGGSGDGCNGFGNDGSSFGGGGSYNDFGNYNNQSSNFGPLQGGKFGGRSSVPYDGGGQYFAKPETKVAVAVPAAAVAMAVAEGFNYCRETKLSRRGEPGK from the coding sequence ATGGCTGGTGCTTCAGCCAGCCAGAGAGGTCAAAGTGGTCCTGGAAACtttggtggtggttgtggtgggAATGACAACTCTGGTCGTGGGGGAAACTTCAGTGGGCGAGGTGGCTTTGGTGGCAGGCGAGGTGGCTTTGGTGGCAGGCGAGGTGGTGGTGGACgtggtggcagtggggatggcTGTAACGGATTTGGTAATGATGGAAGCAGTTTTGGAGGTGGCGGAAGCTATAATGATTTTGGCAATTACAACAATCAATCTTCAAATTTTGGACCCCTGCAAGGAGGGAAGTTTGGAGGCAGAAGCTCTGTGCCCTATGATGGTGGAGGCCAATACTTTGCCAAACCAGAAACCAAGGTGGCTGTGGCAgttccagcagcagcagtagctatGGCAGTGGCAGAAGGTTTTAATTACTGTCGGGAAACAAAGcttagcaggagaggagagccagGGAAGTAA